CCACGACTTATGCTTTTTGTAGGATCCTTGATGATTTCAAAAAAGCGTTCGTAATATTTTGCGGTGTCTGGGTCATTGACTTTACCGAAAAATTGATAGGATAAATTACTCAATATGGCTTTACTCGCCTTGTCGCCATACATCATATCGTTTTGGATTTTGTCCTGCATCACATAAATGGTTGCGATATCGTAACTTCTCAACGTTGCCGGAATACGGTGCATATTTAATAGACGAATGGTCGGCGCTTCTTCCATCAGCAGAAAAGATGGTTTTGAATTTCGCACGCTCATTTGTTTGGTTATGGTGTGTATAATTGTTGCGATTACTGGCGAATATGACGTTTCAAATTTTGGGTTATTGACTATTGAAATGACCGCTGGATTTTTCTCATTGTTTATATTGAGTGGCACTTCATCTGCGGATAACGCCATAAAAATCCGTTGTGTACTAATTCGCTTTAGCGCATTGGCCAGCGTGCTTTTTACGCCTGCTGTCTGTCTGTCGGAATCCTTTCCACTTATAAAAGCATCTGCCATTGCCCTCGATGTGGTATTGGTTTCCAAGAACTGGATAAGGCTGTCCGTGTCCAGATATTGGTAGATGGCAATTAAATGTGGAAGTGTGCAGAATTGTGGATAGGTGGTTTTCAGTTTCCAAATCAACCCACCAATCAAACCTTCCGCAGCATCATTAAAGAATTTTGTCGTGCCAGTTGTGCCACTTTCTCTTTGCTCTAATAGGTTCTCAATCAATACCCGCGACACCTCGTTTACGCTTTCCTCATTCTCTAAATAGCGTGGTGCAATAGGATTAACCCGATGGATGATTCTATCAAAGGAAATAACCTTAAAAGGGATATCACTATCCTTAAAAAGCGGGTACGCCATTTCGGTCAGTTCAAAATCCTTATAGTCGTGGATAATTCCACAAAACCCTTCTTTACGGAAGTGTTTCAAAAATCCATAGACAACGCTTTCGGTCTTTCCACTTCCGGCAGAACCAATGATGGATGCACCTCGTTTGATGTTATCCAATTTGAAATTTCCCTTAGTGGTGGCAAAGCTGACCTGATATTTGCTATCGCCATTTAACGGCTTGTCAGTTTTATGTAGAAAAACATACATTCCTATGTTAATTAATATGAGAGGGCAACCTAAATAGAGAACAATAAGAGTCAATGCGTTTTCTTCGTTCAAATAAAATACCATCGCACCAAGCACGAGAAAATTAACGATGAATGCATATCGAGTTACCCGAAACATTCCATAGAAAACAATACTGGCCAGACCAATAATTGAAAGTGTCGTTATAAAATTATCTACCTGCATACACATTAAATTCCAATGGAACTCGATTTAATTGCTATTTCAGCACCACGTCTCAACCGTTTAAGAACCCTAAGTGCAATCTGTGTTTGACTAACTGGAATATTTGGCACTATCGGTAATCCCGTTTTTGCTATCATTTTAAAAGCCAAGGCTTTTTCGTTAGCTGGTAGTTTCATCAAGGCAGCGAAATAGAGATTGGGATTTTTTACAAAATCCTTTCGGGCTTTGTAGGTCTCGGCAAAGTTGCGTTTATAGCCAAAAGTCTTATCAAAAGTTTTTTCTGCATTCTTAAAGAATTTATCTCGGTCAAATCCCCGTTTTACGTTTTGCCCATTCAACTTTACATCTGACGCTTTGTATTTGCTTCCGGGCGATAAGCTGAATCTGTTGGACGCATCCTTACGGCTCACGATAATATGGATGTGGCTTTGGTTTCCATCTTTTTGCATTCCCTGGACAATCCGTTTTCCATTTTGTTGGTGTGGTGCTTGGCGTTCCAGTTTGGCAATTTCCTTTTTCATCCTTTTAATATTTCCTTCTGCTCGTCCTTCCTGAACGTTTCGGATTTCAGTTTTCAGCTGAAGTATTTTTGTTGCGAAAGGTTGGTTCTCTTTTACTTGAAAATCTGTCCCTTTAAATGTGCGTTGGTGCTCTATTTTTGCATAGTACTTTATGTCATCTATGTTGACCGGTCGCCCTTTGATTTCCCTATTGAATGAAGCCACATAATCTTTCATCAGCTCTCTGGTGTATCGTTTTAAATCTTTGCTACTGTTCTGAAGTTTTTGCAATTCATATTTTGAAGGACTAACGGTAATTGAGTAGAATCTTGGTTCGTGTTTTTCCAGTTTGGCGGTATTCCCATCGATTTCCTTAATGACTTCCTCAGCAGAAATCTCATCGCCGTATTGATTGAAAAAATGTTCCATATCCTGCTGTTCCAAACCTTGATTTTCTTTCTCTAAATAGCCAACAAAATCTGCTGAACTTTTGGAAAAGTTACCGCCCATCTTTTGGGGTGTTATCGTGATGTACATAGCTGGAAAAATTATAGTTCGTTCTTAATGTTTCGCTTTTCGCGAAAGCCTGCCTCGCCGGCAGGCAGGCGCACTTCTTTCTTTTCTTCGGCATATTTCTTTTCAACTATCAATGGTTTTTTGTTGGGTTCTTCCATCACAAAAAGGGATTGCAACATTGCGACCGTAGGTTTGGTTTGTGTCTTTTCTACATCACGCATTATGGCGATGACAGCATTGATTCTTTTCAAGAGCTTGGCTTCAATAGTTCTACCTGTAGGACCAAATTTTTCTCGTGGGGAAATCTCGTTATAGAGAAAGAAATCAAGGATGTTTTCCATCGCTTCGGTGTGCGTTTTAAAGTGCATTTTGGAAAATTCCTGAAACCGCTTGGCAGTTTTTCGTTTGAACCTGATAGTGATGAATGAATCCATTTCCTTTCGCTTTTTTAAATGATTTGACGTAAAACCATCCCTGTTTACTGGTGTTTCAAGACCATTTGACGCAAATTGTTGGAATTTTTAAATCCTGCTTGATTTTAAATAGTTAAAAATCAATGGATTAAAACGAAAATGGAATATGTAACGTGGCGCAGCCCGTTACCCTCTTGCTATTCCTTTTCGTCACGTGCAAGCGTGACAAAAATCCATACAATCCAGCTAAAAAGCCGATTGCCATTTTCAGGGAAAATGATTTTCCGATATGTTATTTTTCGATGTGTAAGGGTATCGGCGAAAGTCGAAAAGTGGATAACCTTACTTTAATTTGAATGCTGAATTTCAGCGAAATAAAGATACGTATTTTTCTTGACTTCAAAATAATTACATACAAAAACACCTCTAAAATTTTAGAGGTGCTTGGTTCATTTTTGCTGAAAACTATATATTGAAAACGTAGGTATAGGAATATAAATTCCGAAGTGCTTCTTCTTCAATCATTGTTTCAAAACAGCCATAATTTTCTTTCACGTATTTGCGAATACTATCCCCAAATTTTCGTTTCACATCTTCTTTGGACGTTTCCAAAAGTCGGTTTTGAGCTTCCTCGCTCAAGTCTGTAAAATTGAGATATACCATAGCTTCATTTCTAATATTCGCTTGGTAGCATCAGCGTATCATTTACAAAAAACAACCGCAGTTCATCGAGTGGAAAATCGGTGGCACGATAGCCGTGTTTTTCCAAAATAGTATCGTTGCCATCGCTGTAAATTATCTCGGCTTCGTAGCCTGTATAATCCTGTTTTTCTTCGGGCAACCTTTTAAAATCGATAGTGATAAATTCGCTTCGGTTCATCAGACTTTTTGCAATTACGGAAGCATCCGTAATAAGCCAAAAACATTCGGCAACCTCGGAAAGATATTTCAATCCATCGGTAAATCGTGTTTTCAATAGCGGAATTTGATAGAACATTTCTGTTCCATTAAAATATTGCAACCGCTCTTTAATTTCGTTAACTTGTGCTTTCATTGTGCATATATTTAATGTGTGAATAATGAAAAAGAGGGCGCAACTTTCCAGAGGAACGCCCTCTTTAATTTTAAGATTACTTGTCGTTTTTACTTCCAAGCAAAAGGATTTCGTCGGCTACAACTTCCGTTACGTAACGTTGATTTCCGTCGTCGGTGGTGTAAGTTCGGGTCTTTAATTTTCCAGTAATCCCAACTTCTTTACCTTTTTCGACATATTTCTCAACGATTTCAGCAGTCTTGCCCCAAGCCACTACGGTATGCCAATTGGTGTCCGTTTGCTTTTCGCCTTTACTGTCTTTGTAATACTCGTTTGTGGCAAGTGAGAAGCGGGCTACTTTTTTTCCGCTTTCAAGGTTCGTAATGGTCGGCTCTTGTCCAACGTTTCCGATTAACTGTACGTGATTTCTAATAGTACTCATAATACAATGGTTTTAAATGCCCTTTATAGGCTTGATTAATATTTCCCTTTTCAATTCAGATGAAATTTTAAGGGGTGTTTGTTCTTTTCTTTCGTGCATCGCACAATGGATAGAGTGGGTTTTGTCAAGACTTTTAGGGCAAAATCAGGTGTGTTTGCGACGTAGTAATCCCGCCTTTTTTTGCGGGATTCAAGGAAGTAGAAGCCTTATTTTTCACTAAAACTTGTATAGTCTTGACAAGTTCCATAAGGGCATTAGCAATTCTTTTAAAACCGGTTACGATTTGAGCGTACCGACAGTTAAGCGAAATGAGTGGCTGGGGTTAAATTAGAATTGGTTATGTCGTGCCTGTTTTTCGACGACCCGAAAAACAACAAAGGCTTTATCTATTATAAACCCCTTAAAATGTGTAAGACAGCGGTTCGGTTTTTAAGGATTTTCGAGTGAGGGCTCAAGAAGACCGCGCCGAAAATCCTGTTAAAAAAACCGAAGTGATGGCTTTCCGACGAAAAGCGGACTTAATTCACAATTTTGGCAGGAATGTAGTGTCCCTTCCCAGAGCAGCGGGAAGGGTTAACGGAATGGAAAGCTGAAATTGGGGATTGTGTCCAAGATATTTGTAGTGAAGCTCTTTTCCCGGAATGAAGTGGTTGCCTGCTTTTTTCGGCAGGTAAGCGTGGAATGTAGGGGAATGTGCTGAGTGGGAAAGTAAATGCTTGTGATATATTTAGTCATCCAGTTTAAGGTACTGGACAAACCTTTATTTAATTTATGCCATAGCATAGACTTCATCAAACAGCTTTTTATCCAACCGTTCTTGTTGGCCGAAGCTTTTCTTCAATACATTATGAAGTATAGAATTAAAGGCATTGTAACCCAGCCAAAGATTCGGTTCTTCATTAAGCAACAAGGCTTCGTAGTTCAATATTTCAATGACATCACGAGACTTTTTTGAAGGGTCGCTGTTCTTGTCGCTACATTCGTATCTGAAGAGTTTGGTTTTGTCAAGAATGGCTTTAACAAATTCCTTGGTGTCGATGATTTTAAATTCTTTCATCTTATCGAATTTCTTGGTAATGGTGTAGAACTCATTGTCCAGAAACTTATCGAACAGATTGTTCAGCCTTGGCATTATAAGGTGTGTGTTGTTCTTACTGTGCTTTATCGAAAACTCAATTTCCGCCTGAGAAACGTGTAAGCCATTGGAACATATTTCTCTATAAAACCCGAAGTGGCCAGAGGTCTTTTCACTACCGTCATACGAGTTCTTGAACCGAAGCATCGGCAGTATCAAATCCTTATCGTTCTTGACCGTAAACTGGCTTTTATCGTCGATGATAAAGTCGGTAATGAACGACCTGTCATTTTTATTGATGGTGCGCTTGTGGAAGTTCAGTTGTGCATCGGTTAGCATTTCTTCAGCTTTCTTAAAGAACAGTTGATTCGGAATGTGTCCATAGCTGTTCGAGACCACATTAACGATTTTGCCATTTGAGATGATGGCATTTTCAAGCCCTCGTCTGGATTCCATCTGTGTCAGACTCTTTAAGGATTTCATTTCTGATGGAACGAAGATTTCATCCTGTTGCAAATTTTGTAAATACATAGCTTTTGAATTTTAGGTTAAACATTTTGTAATAGCAGAGAGTAGTACATCGGATGCTTTTCTCTGTAATAAGCCAAATGGCTTTCAGCACTTTCAATGGTGTAGTTTTCTTTACTCGATTGATAATGTATTTCAGCCTCTTGTGGCGAAATTTTAGATTTTTCAAATACTCGTTTCATAATTATATATTTTGATTAAACAATATTTGAGCAGCAACCAAACGGAAGCTAAAATCACAGCTCAAAAGGAAACGGAATAAATGAGAAGAGGAATGCGCGCAACGGCTTTATGCCGTAGTCTTTTGATGGGTGTATTTTACGAGTTTACCTTTGCGCTAACTATTGATTGATAATCTCCTTCCTCGTAAATACATTTTTAGGCACTATCATAAAAAAGAAGAAGGGCCAGCACGAATGCCGACCCTTCTTCAAACAACAAAAGCTACTCGTTAAGCTCTTTGACTCTCTTTTCAAGAACTGCAATTCGCTCTTTCAAACGTGCTTCACGCTTTTCTCTCTTTTCGGTATATTCTTTCTCAATACTGGCAATCTTGGATTTGTAATATCCTTGCATCGCATTGTAGAATGAAATGTTCGTCAGGTTATTTAAGTGATTGCTCTCGCCAAAATGCACTTGCTTCGTGAGCATATACCGTATCAACTTGTGAAAGATTTCCTTTTTGAATTTCTTCTTGAAATTCTCGACCATTTCAACTTTGGTCATCTTGGACGTGTTGCCCAAGAACTTTGAAAAATATTTTTGTTGGCTCATATAGTCCACATTATTTTCAAAGAGCGATATCGAGAACGCCACCATTTCGTGTGTTGAAAGTGTCTTCTTCGTATCGATGTATTCGGTCTCACGAATCATTTGAACTACATCCTCGAACTGTTTGTTGTTCTCAATGTGCTTCTTACGGATTTCCCTTTCATTGATTTTAATGATTTGTTCTTCGGGTGTACAATCCGCCATTTTTCTGTTGACTAATGGTGCTGAATACTCACTCGATTTATCTTTTGACTTTTCTATTACCTTGACAAACACTTTTTTGTTCTGGTAGGTCTCAGGATGGAACACGATGCCGTTTACAAATCCATTGTCAGTTGCTGAATTGTAATTTTTCAATTCTTTTTCGTAGTTCTCAATGGCTTCCTTAAGCTCAGCTTTTAGTTCATCTTCAGAATAATCGTAATGTTGATATTCTATTTTGATGGCCTCTATTGTTGGCTTAATTGGTTCTTCGATTATTTCAACATCATCCAGTAGATAGACCTTCAAGCCATTTTTTTCCAACTGTGAAATAATGAGCTGATTGTTTTCGTCATCTGCCCAATACTGTCTAATTTCAGGAATCAGTAGAATATTCTCTTTCTTGGATTTCTCAATCAGGTTCAAGAATGATTTACTTTTCTTCGTTTCAAAACAAGCTGATTTTGTGCAGACCATTTTACCCTCGCCGAACAGATTGCCTTGATTGGCTGCATTGAACGGACATTCTACACAAGACCCTGCTTTCGGCACCAACTTTTTATCCTTTACATCGAAAGATGCCGTTTCCAAATCATAGGTTTGGTCTTTTATCATCCTGTTAATTTGGTGTGCATTAAAATCCTCGCCCATCGTTTCCAACATCATCTGTTGTTCCTCTGGTGCAAAAAGTGCGACACCTACACCCAATGAAATGGTCATTTCGCCATTGCGGACAAAGTGCTTGAAGCCTTCTATCAAACCTGCCAATTTTAGGCGTTGTCTGATAAAGTTGTCCGTTCTGCCCAATCGTTTTGCGATTTCTGTTGGTGCATACTTCTCGCTTAGGTAAGCAATCGCTTCAGCTTCTTCGGTAGGTTCTACATCCTGTCGTTGTAGATTTTCTATGATTTGAACTTCAAGAACATCATTGTTCTCATAAGTCCTCACGATGCAGGGTATGGTCTTTTTTCCTGCCAGCTTGCTTGCACGATATCTGCGTTCGCCCATCACGATGACATAATGGCCATTTAGTTGCCTTACCGTGATTGGTTGTAACACACCGTGATTTTCGATACTCTCAGAAAGTTGCTGTAATGCGTCTTTGTTGAAAGTCTTTCTTGGTTGTTCTGGGTCAGTCTTGATGTTGCCCAATGGTAAGTTCTGAATTTGAAGTACGGATGATTTCTTTCCATTCTCTTCTTTTTTGGCAGTTACTTTTGCTCTACTGCGCTTCTTTGTGGTACTCGCTTTTGTTGTCATAATACTCAAATTTTTGATTAAACAATATTTGAGCAGAAACCAAACGGAAGATAAAATCTTGGCTCAAAAGGAAACGGAATAAATGAGTAGTGGAAGAAGCGTCGGCTTTATGCCGTAGTCTTTTGATGGAAGTATTTTACGAGTTTACCTTGCGGGTATATTGTATGATAATAAACCCCTCTCTATCGAAAGGGGTTATAAAAAAATTGAAAAGTATGTTAAAGGTTTTCGGTATTTAGCTTTTTAGAACGCTAAAAATAAAATTACTCAATTTCCTCAATCACACTGCCACAAGTAAGCATTGCATCGCCATAATAAGGATTGCGGATTTCTTCTTCCGTGCTTAGCCAAACCGCGCCTTTATTATTGTTTGCCATCGGGCATTTCTGAACATATAACATCTCATCGGTTCCATTTACACTCATCGCAATGGGCACCATATTTTCATTTAATATCACGAAATGGTCGCGTTGATTTTCCAGGTTGTCGTTCGCTGCAATGGCATCGAGCATTTCGATACTTTTCTTCATATGTGATTGTTCCATACTACCGAGACTTTTAATATCTGCGGATTTTAAGGATACTGATGTCGCTTTCGCGAAAGCGGAAACCTGATTTGCATCGCTCGCTACCAAAGCATCTTTCATCTGTAAATAAGGCTTGAGCGCCTTTTTAAATTGCTTTTGAAAATTCTCTGAAAATTCCATTATCATTTCAGACATTGGCATCATAGCATCCTCTTTCTTTCCCTGATTCATCATAGAGTTTTTGCCTTGTAGCTGTGCTGCTGCGTCTACTGTAAAGGTGCCGTTGGTCACAATCTCATCGCCATTTTGTAAACCCTCTGTTACAGCATAATTTTCGCCATTTCGGTTTCCGATGGTTACTTCCCGCATTTCAAAAACGGGTTCGTTGGGATTGGTTTTTATATAGACCAATGAGCGTTCGCCTGTCCACATTACGGCACTTGCAGGAACTGTTATCACTTCGTTAGTCATCATCATTTCCCCTTTGAGCTTACCCGTTACAAACATTCCTGGTTTAAAGAGGTCATCTGTATTTTTCAGTGTTGCTCTTACGGTAACCGTTCTTGTTGCATTGTTCAATATTGGGTCAATAAATGAAACCGTGGCGTCAAATTCTTTATTGGCATAGGCATTGGTTACTACCTTTATTTTCTGGCCCACTTTTAAATTTGAAATTTGATTTTCATAGGCATCAAATTCTGCCCAAACCGAATTCAAATTGCTTACTTTCAAAATAGGCTGACCTTGTTTTACATAGTCGCCTTCACGTGCCATCACTTCTGAAACAGTACCTGAAACGGTGGCATAGATTGGAAAATTATCGCGCACTTTTCCTGAAGTTTCAATCGCATTAATTTGAGCTTCTGAAAGTTTCCAGAGCTTTAATTTATTTCGCACTGCTTTGTACAATTCAGGCTGCGATTCTTTTAATGAAGCGGTTGTGAGCAATTCTTGCTGTGCAGCGACCAAATTTGGCGCATAAATAGTGGCCAGTAATTGACCTCGATTTACTTTTTGGCCTTCAAAATTGACATTCAAACGCTCAATACGCCCATCAAAATAACTTGCTTGTACGGCATTGTTTTCTTCGTTGGTGGCGATTTTACCCGAAAGCGAAATCATTCCATCATCTTCTGACATAGTGCCATTACCCACAATAGTAGTTTGAATGTTGGCCAGCGCCATTGCGTTCTCTGTCATTTTAATCTCATTCATTGCAAGACCATCGGCACCAGATTCAGCAGGTATCAAGTCCATTCCACATATAGGGCAGTCGCCAGGTTCGGGTTGCATAATTTGTGGATGCATTGAGCAGGTCCACATTTGGTTTTCTGATTCGCCAGAATGGTCGTGGGTATCTGACATTTCAGAAACGTCCTTGTTTGCATTTGCTTCACTACCGGAATTGCCAAAAATGAGCCAGCCCGCCAGTAGTCCCACGATTACTGCAATTGCTATATATAAAATGTTCTTGTTCATACTATTTTTCGTTTTGTAACCTATCAATCATTTGCTTCATTTCTTCAATTTCCTTTCGTTGA
This Rasiella rasia DNA region includes the following protein-coding sequences:
- a CDS encoding single-stranded DNA-binding protein; translation: MSTIRNHVQLIGNVGQEPTITNLESGKKVARFSLATNEYYKDSKGEKQTDTNWHTVVAWGKTAEIVEKYVEKGKEVGITGKLKTRTYTTDDGNQRYVTEVVADEILLLGSKNDK
- a CDS encoding BfmA/BtgA family mobilization protein, whose product is MDSFITIRFKRKTAKRFQEFSKMHFKTHTEAMENILDFFLYNEISPREKFGPTGRTIEAKLLKRINAVIAIMRDVEKTQTKPTVAMLQSLFVMEEPNKKPLIVEKKYAEEKKEVRLPAGEAGFREKRNIKNEL
- the mobB gene encoding MobB family relaxase, with product MYITITPQKMGGNFSKSSADFVGYLEKENQGLEQQDMEHFFNQYGDEISAEEVIKEIDGNTAKLEKHEPRFYSITVSPSKYELQKLQNSSKDLKRYTRELMKDYVASFNREIKGRPVNIDDIKYYAKIEHQRTFKGTDFQVKENQPFATKILQLKTEIRNVQEGRAEGNIKRMKKEIAKLERQAPHQQNGKRIVQGMQKDGNQSHIHIIVSRKDASNRFSLSPGSKYKASDVKLNGQNVKRGFDRDKFFKNAEKTFDKTFGYKRNFAETYKARKDFVKNPNLYFAALMKLPANEKALAFKMIAKTGLPIVPNIPVSQTQIALRVLKRLRRGAEIAIKSSSIGI
- a CDS encoding DUF6876 family protein codes for the protein MKAQVNEIKERLQYFNGTEMFYQIPLLKTRFTDGLKYLSEVAECFWLITDASVIAKSLMNRSEFITIDFKRLPEEKQDYTGYEAEIIYSDGNDTILEKHGYRATDFPLDELRLFFVNDTLMLPSEY
- a CDS encoding type IV secretory system conjugative DNA transfer family protein; translated protein: MQVDNFITTLSIIGLASIVFYGMFRVTRYAFIVNFLVLGAMVFYLNEENALTLIVLYLGCPLILINIGMYVFLHKTDKPLNGDSKYQVSFATTKGNFKLDNIKRGASIIGSAGSGKTESVVYGFLKHFRKEGFCGIIHDYKDFELTEMAYPLFKDSDIPFKVISFDRIIHRVNPIAPRYLENEESVNEVSRVLIENLLEQRESGTTGTTKFFNDAAEGLIGGLIWKLKTTYPQFCTLPHLIAIYQYLDTDSLIQFLETNTTSRAMADAFISGKDSDRQTAGVKSTLANALKRISTQRIFMALSADEVPLNINNEKNPAVISIVNNPKFETSYSPVIATIIHTITKQMSVRNSKPSFLLMEEAPTIRLLNMHRIPATLRSYDIATIYVMQDKIQNDMMYGDKASKAILSNLSYQFFGKVNDPDTAKYYERFFEIIKDPTKSISRGHNLDFDTRITTGEKEIPKIRADVFFRLKQGEFITYADGKDKKVQFKLSKIDRQLPEEAKQYSSADMNANFERVYAEVRSIFS
- a CDS encoding DUF932 domain-containing protein, whose protein sequence is MYLQNLQQDEIFVPSEMKSLKSLTQMESRRGLENAIISNGKIVNVVSNSYGHIPNQLFFKKAEEMLTDAQLNFHKRTINKNDRSFITDFIIDDKSQFTVKNDKDLILPMLRFKNSYDGSEKTSGHFGFYREICSNGLHVSQAEIEFSIKHSKNNTHLIMPRLNNLFDKFLDNEFYTITKKFDKMKEFKIIDTKEFVKAILDKTKLFRYECSDKNSDPSKKSRDVIEILNYEALLLNEEPNLWLGYNAFNSILHNVLKKSFGQQERLDKKLFDEVYAMA
- a CDS encoding ParB/RepB/Spo0J family partition protein, which translates into the protein MTTKASTTKKRSRAKVTAKKEENGKKSSVLQIQNLPLGNIKTDPEQPRKTFNKDALQQLSESIENHGVLQPITVRQLNGHYVIVMGERRYRASKLAGKKTIPCIVRTYENNDVLEVQIIENLQRQDVEPTEEAEAIAYLSEKYAPTEIAKRLGRTDNFIRQRLKLAGLIEGFKHFVRNGEMTISLGVGVALFAPEEQQMMLETMGEDFNAHQINRMIKDQTYDLETASFDVKDKKLVPKAGSCVECPFNAANQGNLFGEGKMVCTKSACFETKKSKSFLNLIEKSKKENILLIPEIRQYWADDENNQLIISQLEKNGLKVYLLDDVEIIEEPIKPTIEAIKIEYQHYDYSEDELKAELKEAIENYEKELKNYNSATDNGFVNGIVFHPETYQNKKVFVKVIEKSKDKSSEYSAPLVNRKMADCTPEEQIIKINEREIRKKHIENNKQFEDVVQMIRETEYIDTKKTLSTHEMVAFSISLFENNVDYMSQQKYFSKFLGNTSKMTKVEMVENFKKKFKKEIFHKLIRYMLTKQVHFGESNHLNNLTNISFYNAMQGYYKSKIASIEKEYTEKREKREARLKERIAVLEKRVKELNE
- a CDS encoding efflux RND transporter periplasmic adaptor subunit, which translates into the protein MNKNILYIAIAVIVGLLAGWLIFGNSGSEANANKDVSEMSDTHDHSGESENQMWTCSMHPQIMQPEPGDCPICGMDLIPAESGADGLAMNEIKMTENAMALANIQTTIVGNGTMSEDDGMISLSGKIATNEENNAVQASYFDGRIERLNVNFEGQKVNRGQLLATIYAPNLVAAQQELLTTASLKESQPELYKAVRNKLKLWKLSEAQINAIETSGKVRDNFPIYATVSGTVSEVMAREGDYVKQGQPILKVSNLNSVWAEFDAYENQISNLKVGQKIKVVTNAYANKEFDATVSFIDPILNNATRTVTVRATLKNTDDLFKPGMFVTGKLKGEMMMTNEVITVPASAVMWTGERSLVYIKTNPNEPVFEMREVTIGNRNGENYAVTEGLQNGDEIVTNGTFTVDAAAQLQGKNSMMNQGKKEDAMMPMSEMIMEFSENFQKQFKKALKPYLQMKDALVASDANQVSAFAKATSVSLKSADIKSLGSMEQSHMKKSIEMLDAIAANDNLENQRDHFVILNENMVPIAMSVNGTDEMLYVQKCPMANNNKGAVWLSTEEEIRNPYYGDAMLTCGSVIEEIE